From a single Kryptolebias marmoratus isolate JLee-2015 linkage group LG6, ASM164957v2, whole genome shotgun sequence genomic region:
- the tsr2 gene encoding pre-rRNA-processing protein TSR2 homolog produces the protein MAASMASRELFKDGVRAVLHTWPVLQIAVDNGFGGVYGQQKADWMVDVVQQYFQDNADLQQSEVEDFLSELMDQEFDTVVEDGSLPQVSLRLLQLFAQWQQGALQQLQHTISTLTQNKTQRAKVTALPTQSEEESDDETQVMECEESSLSGNRTHPPPPPPQDEEDGWTLVKRKK, from the exons ATGGCGGCCTCCATGGCCTCACGTGAACTCTTTAAGGACGGAGTTCGGGCGGTTCTTCACACATGGCCCGTTTTACAG ATTGCGGTGGACAACGGATTTGGAGGCGTGTATGGACAGCAGAAAGCTGATTGGATGGTGGATGTCGTTCAGCAGTATTTTCAAGACAATg ctgacCTGCAGCAGAGCGAAGTGGAGGACTTTCTGTCTGAGCTGATGGATCAGGAATTCGACACTGTGGTGGAGGATGGTAGTTTACCACAG GTTTCACTTCgtttgctgcagctgtttgctcaGTGGCAGCAGGGGGCACTGCAGCAGCTTCAACACACCATCAGCACGCTGACACAGAACAAGACGCAGAGGGCAAAGGTCACGGCTCTGCCCACACAGTCCGAGGAGGAGAGCGACGATGAAACTCAG GTGATGGAGTGTGAGGAGTCCAGTCTGTCAGGTAACAGAacacaccctcctcctcctcctcctcaggacGAAGAAGATGGCTGGACACTGGTCAAGAGGAAGAAGTGA